A DNA window from Verrucomicrobiota bacterium contains the following coding sequences:
- a CDS encoding cyclic nucleotide-binding domain-containing protein: MFSRFRRVRVLYRIMKNCPVFQDLTFLEWRRLEMIAHERNYKSKEIIFEQGDEGLGLYVVIEGKVQLAFEDHGVVREIDKLIPGDTFGEMTLIDGRDRLAQAVALEQTKLLVLFRPDVLSLIRTAPRVAAKVYSRLAELAAARLRSTLEQFKKMQRSP, translated from the coding sequence ATGTTTTCGCGTTTTCGCAGAGTCAGGGTTCTTTACCGCATCATGAAAAATTGTCCTGTTTTTCAGGATCTCACTTTTCTTGAGTGGCGTCGCTTGGAGATGATCGCCCATGAAAGAAACTATAAATCCAAAGAAATTATTTTTGAACAAGGTGATGAGGGGCTAGGCCTCTATGTGGTGATCGAAGGTAAAGTACAGTTAGCATTTGAAGACCACGGGGTTGTCCGTGAAATCGACAAGCTCATTCCCGGGGATACATTCGGAGAAATGACTCTGATTGACGGGCGTGACCGTTTGGCACAGGCAGTGGCTTTGGAGCAGACAAAATTACTAGTACTATTCCGCCCGGATGTCTTGAGCCTAATCAGGACAGCACCACGTGTTGCGGCTAAAGTTTATTCACGGCTTGCCGAGCTCGCAGCAGCCCGGCTTAGGTCTACTCTTGAACAATTTAAGAAAATGCAGCGTTCCCCATGA
- the galE gene encoding UDP-glucose 4-epimerase GalE, whose translation MKVFVTGGAGYIGSICVEQMLNEGLEVAVFDNLSEGHRAAVDPRAKFYEGDFGVMEQIAGAMNEYKPKAVMHFAANALVGESMTNPAKYFRNNVGNAVNLLEAAVNAGVKKFVFSSTCATYGVPERMPMDETLPQRPINPYGESKLMFEKVLAWFDKLHGMKHVNLRYFNAAGASEKYGEDHKIETHLIPNVLRVALGQKDHVEVFGNDYETPDGTCIRDYIHIVDLYQAHRLALDYPESDCFNLGTEKGSSVKEVIQTCEKVSDKKIKVIESPRRAGDPPRLVASALKAREKLGWKPKFDNLDAIIGSAWKWHVKNPNGYSKP comes from the coding sequence ATGAAAGTATTCGTCACTGGCGGGGCCGGTTATATCGGCAGTATCTGTGTGGAACAAATGCTCAATGAAGGGCTCGAAGTAGCCGTTTTTGACAATCTCTCTGAGGGCCATCGCGCGGCGGTGGATCCCCGGGCGAAATTTTATGAGGGTGACTTTGGTGTCATGGAGCAAATTGCGGGGGCCATGAATGAATACAAGCCGAAGGCCGTCATGCATTTTGCTGCCAATGCCCTCGTTGGCGAATCGATGACTAATCCCGCAAAGTATTTCCGCAATAATGTCGGCAACGCGGTAAACCTCCTCGAAGCGGCCGTAAATGCCGGGGTCAAGAAATTCGTCTTTTCCTCGACCTGTGCGACTTACGGGGTGCCGGAACGGATGCCCATGGACGAGACCCTGCCTCAAAGACCCATTAACCCTTATGGCGAGTCGAAGCTGATGTTCGAGAAGGTCTTGGCATGGTTCGATAAATTACATGGCATGAAACATGTGAACTTGCGTTATTTTAATGCGGCGGGGGCGAGCGAAAAATATGGGGAAGACCACAAGATCGAGACCCATTTAATCCCGAATGTGCTGAGGGTAGCCCTAGGCCAGAAAGATCATGTCGAAGTCTTCGGGAATGATTATGAGACCCCAGACGGGACTTGTATCCGAGATTATATCCATATCGTGGATCTATATCAGGCCCACCGTTTGGCCTTGGATTACCCTGAGAGTGATTGTTTTAACCTTGGGACGGAGAAGGGGAGCAGTGTCAAAGAAGTCATTCAGACCTGCGAAAAGGTTTCCGACAAAAAGATTAAAGTCATTGAAAGCCCTCGCAGGGCCGGAGATCCCCCCCGCCTGGTCGCCAGTGCCCTCAAAGCCCGTGAAAAACTGGGATGGAAACCAAAGTTTGACAATTTGGATGCGATTATCGGGAGTGCTTGGAAATGGCACGTAAAAAATCCGAATGGGTATTCGAAACCCTAA
- a CDS encoding uroporphyrinogen decarboxylase family protein: MTPTQESAKKQTIGTLTNRERIIKTLLCEPTDKPPFVWWLGWAPWGDTTRRWKEESGIQDFDMARYFGISDGWQEAPMDMGAWPHFGYEEISRDEEHVVSIDWRGIKMRNRIDGHSMPEFLDYPIKSKEDWDKYKAERLKGPIIDRLARMAEFVQRMKTTDAPVQLGHFPWGVFGTVRDLIGVEQFMYTLGDDPEWIEDIMTTLTDLWLEIYQDAIKMVKVDMIHIWEDMAGKNGSLISGRMMERFMMPHYDRIHEFAKANDIPVICVDSDGKVDMIVDVVTKHGVNAFFPFEAQAGSDVEEYGIKYPKLGLIGGLDKNALTKDKAAMNKEIDKAVRLFARGGYLAGFDHLIPPNVPWVNIKYFMETLKKEMGA; this comes from the coding sequence ATGACACCCACTCAGGAATCGGCAAAAAAACAAACGATAGGTACTCTAACCAATCGCGAGCGGATTATTAAAACGCTCCTGTGTGAACCCACGGATAAACCGCCTTTTGTCTGGTGGTTAGGCTGGGCCCCATGGGGAGATACTACGAGGCGCTGGAAGGAAGAATCCGGAATTCAGGATTTTGATATGGCTCGGTATTTCGGGATATCAGATGGTTGGCAGGAAGCACCCATGGATATGGGAGCATGGCCGCATTTTGGATATGAAGAGATCAGCCGTGATGAGGAACATGTCGTGTCCATTGATTGGCGTGGGATTAAAATGCGTAACCGCATTGACGGACATTCCATGCCGGAATTTCTTGATTACCCGATTAAAAGTAAGGAGGACTGGGATAAGTATAAGGCTGAAAGGCTCAAGGGACCCATTATAGACCGACTCGCGCGGATGGCGGAATTTGTCCAGAGGATGAAAACCACGGATGCACCTGTCCAGTTGGGGCATTTTCCATGGGGTGTCTTTGGAACAGTGCGTGATTTAATCGGGGTCGAGCAATTCATGTACACCCTCGGGGATGATCCTGAGTGGATTGAAGATATTATGACGACGCTGACGGATTTGTGGCTGGAAATTTATCAGGATGCGATAAAAATGGTCAAAGTCGACATGATCCATATCTGGGAGGATATGGCCGGAAAAAATGGTTCATTGATCTCGGGGCGGATGATGGAACGATTCATGATGCCGCATTACGACCGGATACACGAGTTTGCCAAAGCCAACGACATTCCAGTTATTTGTGTGGATTCTGACGGGAAGGTGGACATGATTGTCGATGTGGTCACCAAACACGGGGTAAATGCCTTTTTCCCGTTTGAAGCGCAAGCGGGGAGTGACGTCGAGGAGTACGGGATAAAATATCCGAAACTCGGGTTGATCGGGGGACTGGACAAAAATGCCCTCACAAAGGACAAAGCCGCGATGAATAAAGAAATCGATAAAGCAGTCCGCCTCTTTGCCCGTGGAGGATATCTGGCGGGGTTCGATCACTTGATCCCGCCCAATGTGCCTTGGGTGAATATCAAATACTTCATGGAAACATTAAAAAAAGAAATGGGAGCCTGA
- a CDS encoding cation diffusion facilitator family transporter — protein sequence MSITTSYKQAFFATWVGILVNLLISVLKLTGGVIGHSSALIADGLESLSDIGSSLVLLVALKIAQRPADPNHPYGHGKAESLGSVLVAMTLMIVSIMIIWSGIHQIISKDYSVPSFIALWIAVVSIIAKEALYQYKARLARRINSSSLMAEAWHHRSDAISSLATVAAIGAAMYWGQQFAWIDPVAAILIGLIIAFIGVKTFISTAGELMDEQASPVLIERIRAIASTEKGVLAVEKIRVRKSGVTYQIDLHLEVAPEMPVIESHDIGHLVQRNLVKQLDGVTSVLVHVEPFRPGHQPVELF from the coding sequence ATGTCCATTACCACATCCTACAAACAAGCCTTTTTTGCCACTTGGGTGGGGATTCTTGTAAATTTATTGATCTCCGTATTAAAACTCACCGGCGGAGTCATCGGTCACAGTTCAGCTTTGATCGCTGACGGGTTAGAATCCCTCTCGGACATTGGCTCCTCCCTTGTCCTGCTCGTGGCTCTCAAAATCGCCCAACGCCCGGCTGACCCCAATCATCCTTATGGCCACGGTAAAGCTGAAAGTCTCGGCTCTGTACTTGTCGCCATGACATTAATGATTGTGTCCATCATGATTATCTGGAGTGGGATTCACCAGATTATTTCCAAGGACTACTCAGTTCCGTCCTTCATCGCCCTTTGGATCGCGGTTGTATCCATTATTGCCAAAGAAGCCCTGTACCAATACAAAGCCCGCCTGGCCCGCAGGATCAATAGTTCATCCCTCATGGCCGAGGCTTGGCACCACCGTTCCGATGCGATCTCCTCATTAGCCACAGTCGCCGCCATCGGGGCTGCAATGTACTGGGGCCAGCAATTTGCCTGGATCGATCCTGTCGCCGCGATTTTGATCGGGTTGATCATCGCCTTTATCGGCGTGAAGACTTTTATTTCCACAGCCGGGGAACTCATGGATGAACAAGCCTCCCCCGTGCTCATTGAGAGAATCCGGGCGATTGCCTCCACCGAAAAAGGGGTCTTGGCCGTCGAGAAAATCCGGGTACGCAAATCAGGGGTCACCTATCAAATCGATCTCCATTTGGAGGTCGCCCCCGAAATGCCCGTAATCGAAAGCCATGACATCGGACACCTGGTCCAACGTAATTTAGTCAAGCAACTCGACGGAGTCACCTCCGTTCTCGTCCATGTGGAGCCATTCCGCCCAGGCCACCAACCAGTCGAGTTATTTTAA